One genomic window of Halolamina sediminis includes the following:
- a CDS encoding AAA family ATPase, translating to MNIDPDKLKENYLPNAMPGREPKLQRISDVLEPATEGEPAGSVWEIGPSGVGKTSTAQFLLKEAREWGVDWMYLPCTSYTRWGALQKIADKHPTSIARPNASTNELTEWIAAGEQPFVVILDGIGALEDPELLANLADAEWLSLILIGHKRANALGQVPDHADRLRFAELVEFDPYDATALFDILAARREVALKRGVVDDAQLERIIAEAEGRRGSASKTCARRSTSASSAATQPSSPKTSTTVSNARTSASDSSSWSPWAVSIISSIGRSGSTGRCSRSRFTSTTNSLGVALTDDDAEVPAETGRERPDRADRRGLDRRRRDARGAASGSAGCLVCWSKPLA from the coding sequence ATGAATATCGACCCGGACAAACTGAAAGAGAACTATCTCCCGAACGCCATGCCGGGGCGGGAGCCGAAACTCCAGCGGATCAGCGACGTGCTCGAACCGGCGACCGAGGGCGAGCCGGCTGGCTCGGTGTGGGAGATCGGCCCCAGCGGCGTCGGCAAAACGTCGACGGCGCAGTTCCTCCTCAAAGAGGCTCGCGAGTGGGGCGTCGACTGGATGTACCTCCCCTGCACGTCGTACACGCGGTGGGGGGCGCTCCAGAAGATCGCTGACAAACACCCAACGTCGATCGCGCGCCCGAACGCGAGCACGAACGAACTCACCGAGTGGATCGCCGCCGGCGAGCAGCCGTTTGTGGTGATCCTCGACGGGATCGGCGCGCTGGAGGACCCCGAACTGCTCGCGAATCTCGCCGACGCCGAGTGGCTCTCGCTGATCCTGATCGGCCACAAGCGAGCGAACGCGTTGGGCCAGGTGCCCGATCACGCCGACCGACTACGCTTCGCGGAGCTCGTGGAGTTCGACCCCTACGACGCGACCGCGCTGTTCGATATTCTCGCTGCGCGTCGTGAGGTGGCGCTCAAACGCGGCGTCGTCGACGACGCCCAGCTCGAACGCATCATCGCCGAAGCCGAGGGTCGGCGCGGTTCGGCGTCCAAGACCTGCGCTCGGCGGTCGACCTCGGCATCGAGCGCGGCCACACAACCGTCGAGTCCGAAGACGTCGACGACTGTTTCCAACGCGCGAACGAGCGCATCCGACAGCAGCAGTTGGAGTCCCTGGGCCGTGAGCATCATCTCGTCTATCGGGCGGTCCGGGAGCACGGGCCGCTGCAGCCGGTCGAGATTCACGAGCACTACCAACAGCTTGGGGGTCGCACTCACGGACGACGACGCTGAAGTACCGGCAGAAACTGGACGAGAACGACCTGATCGAGCCGACCGGCGAGGGCTGGATCGCCGTCGACGAGACGCTCGCGGCGCCGCGTCGGGAAGCGCGGGTTGCTTAGTGTGTTGGTCTAAGCCACTAGCTTAG
- a CDS encoding type II toxin-antitoxin system RelE family toxin yields MSEWDWELTDTARRDFDGLDDHARDRIASKLDEIVTDEWRDPPEHLEPLQGTPHQKLRIGPFRLGCRTDRTEQILYVLRIRKRGGDAYRSDDD; encoded by the coding sequence ATGAGTGAGTGGGACTGGGAACTCACGGACACTGCACGGCGTGATTTTGACGGGCTGGACGACCACGCGCGCGATCGGATCGCCAGCAAGCTCGACGAGATCGTGACCGACGAATGGCGAGACCCGCCTGAGCATCTCGAACCACTGCAAGGGACGCCGCATCAAAAGCTCCGAATAGGCCCGTTCCGACTCGGATGTCGTACCGACCGAACCGAACAGATCCTCTACGTGTTACGGATCCGAAAGCGCGGTGGCGACGCGTATCGCAGCGACGACGACTAA
- a CDS encoding elongation factor 1-beta — protein sequence MGDVAAKIKVMPENPEIELDDLEDRLEDALPEGAEIRGFQRDDVAFGLTALLPTVVVPDDAGGTEAVEEAFRDVEGVESINVESVGRL from the coding sequence ATGGGTGACGTCGCCGCCAAGATCAAGGTGATGCCGGAGAACCCCGAGATCGAACTCGACGATCTCGAGGACCGGCTCGAGGACGCACTGCCGGAGGGCGCGGAGATCCGCGGCTTCCAGCGTGACGACGTGGCCTTTGGCCTGACCGCGCTACTCCCGACGGTCGTCGTCCCCGACGACGCGGGCGGCACCGAGGCCGTCGAGGAGGCGTTCCGCGATGTCGAGGGCGTCGAGAGCATCAACGTCGAGTCTGTCGGCCGCCTCTAA
- a CDS encoding M42 family peptidase has translation MDDSQRAFLDELLTTPSPSGFETRGQRVWVDYVSQFADRVETGPYGNAVAVHEGDPDVDTEFAVGGHADEIGFIVRDVLDDGFLRISRVGGSDRTVSKGQHVTVHADDGPVQGVIGQTAIHLRQGEEEYEDISEQFVDVGAEDEEDAEDLVSIGDPVTFSSEVEELANGRIAARGVDNRAGTWVAAEALRRAAEAGADATVYAVSTVQEELGLNGAQMVGFDVNPDAYVAVDVTHATDNPDVAGSARGPVELSEGPVVGRGSANHPKLVELARESGEDDDVDYQLQAAGSRTGTDADGVFTQRGGVPSLNVGIPNRYMHTPVEVVDTEDLDAVAELCAGMAERAGEHESFDVDI, from the coding sequence ATGGACGACAGCCAGCGGGCGTTTCTCGACGAACTGCTTACCACGCCGAGCCCCTCCGGGTTCGAGACACGCGGTCAGCGAGTCTGGGTCGACTACGTCTCCCAGTTCGCCGACCGCGTCGAGACCGGCCCGTACGGCAACGCGGTCGCAGTCCACGAGGGCGATCCCGACGTCGACACTGAGTTCGCCGTGGGCGGCCACGCCGACGAGATCGGGTTCATCGTCCGGGACGTCCTCGACGACGGGTTCCTCCGGATCAGCCGCGTTGGCGGCTCGGACCGCACGGTCTCGAAGGGCCAGCACGTCACGGTCCACGCCGACGACGGGCCCGTCCAAGGCGTGATCGGGCAGACCGCGATCCACCTGCGACAGGGCGAGGAGGAGTACGAGGACATCAGCGAGCAGTTCGTCGACGTGGGCGCCGAGGACGAAGAAGACGCCGAGGATCTCGTATCGATCGGCGACCCGGTGACGTTCTCCTCCGAGGTCGAGGAGCTCGCGAACGGCCGCATCGCGGCCCGCGGGGTGGACAACCGCGCCGGGACGTGGGTCGCCGCCGAGGCGCTGCGTCGCGCGGCCGAGGCGGGCGCCGACGCGACCGTCTACGCCGTCTCGACGGTGCAGGAGGAGCTCGGCCTGAACGGCGCCCAGATGGTCGGGTTCGACGTGAACCCCGACGCCTACGTCGCCGTCGACGTGACCCACGCGACCGACAACCCCGACGTGGCCGGCAGCGCCCGCGGCCCGGTCGAGCTCAGCGAGGGGCCGGTCGTGGGCCGCGGCAGTGCGAACCACCCGAAGCTGGTCGAGTTGGCCCGGGAGTCGGGCGAGGACGACGACGTGGACTACCAACTCCAGGCCGCCGGGAGCCGGACGGGCACCGACGCCGACGGCGTGTTCACCCAACGTGGGGGCGTGCCGTCGCTGAACGTCGGGATCCCGAACCGGTACATGCATACGCCGGTCGAAGTGGTCGATACGGAGGATCTGGACGCGGTCGCGGAGCTGTGTGCCGGGATGGCCGAGCGGGCCGGCGAGCACGAGTCGTTCGACGTGGATATCTGA
- a CDS encoding 50S ribosomal protein L11: MAGTIEVLVAGGEADPGPPLGPELGPTPVDVQAVVQEINEETDAFDGMEVPVTIEYDDDGSFSIEVGVPPTAELIKDEAGFDTGSGEPQEDFVADLSADQLRKIAEQKSSDLLAYDTKNAAKEVAGTCVSLGVTIEGQNARTFKERIDAGDYDEQFAEA; the protein is encoded by the coding sequence ATGGCTGGAACCATCGAAGTGCTCGTCGCGGGCGGCGAGGCCGACCCTGGCCCGCCGCTCGGCCCCGAGCTGGGTCCGACGCCCGTCGACGTGCAGGCGGTCGTACAGGAGATCAACGAGGAGACCGACGCGTTCGACGGGATGGAGGTCCCCGTCACTATCGAGTACGACGACGACGGCTCGTTCTCGATCGAGGTCGGCGTGCCGCCGACGGCGGAGCTCATCAAGGACGAGGCCGGCTTCGACACCGGCTCCGGCGAGCCCCAGGAGGATTTCGTCGCCGACCTGAGCGCCGATCAGCTCCGGAAGATCGCCGAGCAGAAGTCCTCTGACCTGCTCGCCTACGACACCAAGAACGCGGCCAAGGAGGTCGCCGGGACGTGTGTCTCGCTGGGCGTCACCATCGAGGGGCAGAACGCGCGAACGTTCAAGGAGCGCATCGACGCCGGCGACTACGACGAGCAGTTCGCCGAGGCCTGA
- the glmU gene encoding bifunctional sugar-1-phosphate nucleotidylyltransferase/acetyltransferase, which translates to MTIAVVVAAGQGTRMRPLTETRPKPLLPVAGQSLLEHVLDACADAVERYVVVVGYEGDQVRDRIGEEYAGSPVAYVTQDEQLGTAHAVEQASKYVDERFLVLNGDVVIDPELVTELAETAGSAMAVKPVDDPRNYGVVSLDGTRVTNVVEKPADPPTDLANLGIYAFEPDAFAHIEATELSERGEYEITESLQRYIDAGGAVTAVEYDGPWLDVGRPWELLEANEHLLDGLERDLRGTVEPRATLDGPVVVEEGARVRNGAYIEGPVVVQAGADVGPNAYVRGASVIGPDVRVGNAVEVKNSILMADTACGHLSYVGDSVLGADVNFGAGTTVANLRHDDEHVRVRVKGESIDTGRRKFGVVVGDGAKTGIDTSLNAGVKLGAGTRTKPNETVTRDRLE; encoded by the coding sequence ATGACTATCGCCGTCGTCGTCGCCGCCGGTCAGGGAACGCGGATGCGCCCGCTCACCGAGACGCGCCCGAAACCGCTGCTCCCGGTCGCGGGCCAGTCGCTGCTCGAACACGTGCTCGACGCCTGTGCCGACGCGGTCGAACGCTACGTCGTCGTCGTCGGCTACGAGGGCGATCAGGTCCGCGACCGCATCGGCGAGGAGTACGCCGGCAGTCCGGTGGCGTACGTCACGCAGGACGAACAGCTCGGGACGGCCCACGCCGTCGAACAGGCCAGCAAGTACGTCGACGAGCGCTTCCTCGTGCTCAACGGCGACGTGGTGATCGACCCCGAACTCGTCACCGAACTCGCGGAGACGGCGGGGAGCGCGATGGCGGTCAAGCCCGTCGACGACCCGCGGAACTACGGCGTCGTCTCGCTCGACGGCACTCGGGTGACGAACGTCGTCGAGAAGCCTGCCGATCCGCCGACCGACCTTGCGAACCTCGGCATCTACGCGTTCGAGCCCGACGCGTTCGCGCATATCGAGGCGACCGAACTGAGTGAGCGCGGGGAGTACGAGATCACCGAGTCGCTGCAGCGCTACATCGACGCCGGCGGCGCCGTGACCGCCGTCGAGTACGACGGCCCGTGGCTGGACGTGGGGCGGCCGTGGGAGCTGCTCGAAGCGAACGAACACCTGCTCGACGGGCTGGAGCGCGATCTCCGTGGAACGGTCGAACCCCGTGCGACGCTCGACGGGCCGGTCGTCGTCGAGGAGGGTGCTCGCGTCCGCAACGGCGCGTACATCGAGGGACCGGTCGTCGTGCAGGCGGGCGCGGACGTGGGACCGAACGCGTACGTCCGCGGGGCGAGCGTGATCGGCCCTGACGTTCGCGTGGGGAACGCCGTCGAGGTGAAGAACTCCATCCTGATGGCCGACACCGCCTGTGGGCACCTCTCCTACGTCGGCGACTCGGTGCTCGGCGCCGACGTGAACTTCGGCGCGGGGACCACTGTCGCGAACCTCCGGCACGACGACGAGCACGTCCGGGTTCGAGTGAAAGGCGAGTCGATCGACACGGGACGGCGGAAGTTCGGCGTCGTCGTCGGCGACGGGGCGAAGACGGGGATCGATACGAGTCTCAACGCAGGTGTGAAGCTGGGGGCTGGAACGCGGACGAAACCGAACGAGACGGTGACGCGGGATCGGTTGGAGTAG
- a CDS encoding HVO_2753 family zinc finger protein, which produces MSEAETTGERSCVSCGISVTGTNAARFKCPDCGTVIFRCAKCRKQSNLYECPDCGFRGP; this is translated from the coding sequence ATGAGCGAAGCAGAAACGACTGGGGAGCGATCCTGCGTCTCCTGTGGCATCTCCGTCACGGGGACGAACGCGGCCCGGTTCAAGTGCCCCGACTGTGGCACCGTCATCTTCCGATGCGCGAAGTGCCGGAAGCAGAGCAACCTCTACGAGTGCCCGGACTGCGGGTTCAGGGGGCCGTAA
- the crcB gene encoding fluoride efflux transporter CrcB, producing MIAPAPILVGLGGALGASLRYAVGEALADADAPFPASTLAVNTLGTFALGLLTVAGAGDDALLLLGTGTCGAFTTFSSFSVETVRAWEDGDRLLAVGYALGTLALAGVALGFAWAVAG from the coding sequence GTGATCGCTCCCGCGCCCATCCTCGTCGGCCTCGGCGGCGCTCTCGGCGCCTCACTTCGCTACGCCGTCGGCGAGGCGCTCGCTGACGCCGACGCGCCGTTCCCGGCGTCGACGCTCGCGGTCAACACGCTCGGCACGTTCGCGCTGGGGCTGCTCACCGTCGCCGGCGCCGGCGACGACGCGCTGCTCCTGCTCGGCACCGGGACCTGTGGCGCGTTCACGACGTTCTCGTCGTTCTCGGTCGAGACCGTGCGGGCGTGGGAGGACGGCGATCGGCTGCTGGCGGTCGGCTACGCACTCGGGACGCTCGCGCTGGCGGGCGTGGCGCTCGGGTTCGCCTGGGCGGTCGCCGGGTGA
- a CDS encoding fluoride efflux transporter FluC — protein MRSRARTLALVAGGGFAGANARWLLAVALPDLGGTLAANVLGAFALGAVVATVAAGRLSRTVRLALATGFLSSFTTYSTFAVESALAGSPALLVGNVLANYALGFAAAALGMWLARRIVDAGGDARAGGEST, from the coding sequence ATGCGCTCCCGCGCCCGAACGCTCGCACTCGTCGCCGGCGGCGGGTTCGCGGGCGCGAACGCGCGCTGGCTGCTCGCCGTCGCCCTCCCCGACCTCGGCGGCACGCTCGCGGCGAACGTCCTCGGCGCGTTCGCGCTGGGTGCCGTCGTCGCCACCGTCGCCGCGGGCCGACTCTCCCGCACAGTCAGACTCGCGCTCGCGACGGGGTTTCTCTCCTCCTTCACGACTTACTCCACCTTCGCCGTCGAATCCGCGCTGGCGGGTTCGCCCGCCCTGCTCGTCGGGAACGTACTCGCGAACTACGCGCTGGGGTTCGCCGCAGCGGCGCTGGGGATGTGGCTCGCCCGCCGGATCGTCGACGCTGGCGGCGACGCCCGCGCCGGAGGTGAGTCGACGTGA
- a CDS encoding right-handed parallel beta-helix repeat-containing protein — protein MNRRQLLQRATMIGSMVVTFQDVLEIIAAYNAGDATLTEVLETIDAYNTRGEDLTPEEPVPHGDEFGTVIDAVQAGADPEGNEPISGILDQYAADDTLLSFPAGTYLLPPMELTGYDHFGIAAAQDERPTFVAPAGSCVNDDPHIQFAMVSDFLLEGIDFDFEREEAGGAINVIASGDATVRDVTARGNCREQITMFRIDIRSPEGVGLVENFRAQNIEDSGWMTGAYVGVRHSGEVTFQNCELSEFTDNGLYGSTPGVDDGGGGTVHTVGSHFENNNVSNIRLGTPGSSARDDTIVVESAPEAHSTNLRGIRFRRGADQVVENCEIRFGPAVTNSFGAIVFHADSGSSRVANSQITMESDGTPAVKAFYYSGEGLGGPTFENLTVDGKAGRGYAIQVNGRDGTTFRNCTIEQPGEQRDGIRVAYSEDCELVDSHIDVTGYPLILRDTTMTIRNTTFVTPDGERHIDEMEAEPGDFRPEAWV, from the coding sequence ATGAACCGACGTCAGCTGTTACAGCGAGCCACAATGATCGGGTCTATGGTGGTGACGTTCCAGGACGTCCTAGAGATTATCGCAGCGTATAATGCCGGGGATGCAACGCTCACCGAGGTTCTCGAAACGATCGATGCTTACAACACCCGAGGTGAAGATCTGACACCGGAGGAGCCAGTTCCCCACGGCGACGAGTTCGGCACGGTCATCGACGCTGTTCAAGCTGGTGCCGATCCAGAAGGTAACGAACCGATCAGCGGCATACTTGACCAGTATGCGGCCGACGACACTTTGCTATCGTTCCCAGCAGGAACCTACCTGCTCCCGCCGATGGAACTTACGGGGTACGACCACTTCGGTATCGCTGCAGCCCAAGACGAGCGGCCGACGTTCGTCGCGCCAGCGGGTAGCTGTGTCAATGATGATCCACACATTCAGTTTGCCATGGTCAGCGACTTCTTGCTCGAAGGGATTGATTTCGACTTCGAGCGGGAAGAGGCCGGCGGGGCGATAAACGTTATCGCCTCGGGCGACGCAACAGTTCGCGATGTCACCGCGAGGGGGAATTGCCGCGAGCAGATCACGATGTTCCGAATCGACATCCGGAGCCCGGAGGGGGTCGGTCTCGTAGAGAACTTCCGAGCCCAGAATATCGAGGACAGTGGCTGGATGACCGGTGCCTACGTTGGGGTGCGTCACTCTGGAGAGGTGACGTTCCAGAACTGTGAACTTAGCGAGTTTACCGATAACGGCCTCTATGGCTCCACACCGGGGGTGGACGACGGCGGCGGTGGGACCGTCCATACTGTCGGTAGCCACTTCGAGAACAACAACGTCTCCAATATCCGACTCGGGACTCCCGGCTCGTCAGCCCGAGACGACACGATCGTCGTTGAGTCCGCACCTGAAGCCCATTCGACAAATCTCCGGGGGATCAGATTTCGCCGCGGTGCCGATCAAGTCGTCGAGAACTGTGAAATCCGATTCGGACCGGCTGTCACCAACAGCTTCGGCGCCATCGTCTTCCATGCTGACAGCGGGAGTTCCCGAGTAGCTAATTCACAAATAACAATGGAAAGTGACGGGACCCCCGCCGTCAAGGCGTTCTACTACTCCGGGGAGGGCCTCGGCGGCCCGACGTTCGAAAACCTAACAGTCGACGGCAAAGCCGGCCGAGGGTACGCCATCCAAGTAAACGGTCGTGACGGTACCACCTTCCGGAATTGTACCATCGAGCAACCGGGCGAGCAGCGGGACGGTATCCGAGTAGCCTACTCCGAAGACTGTGAACTGGTTGACTCCCACATCGATGTCACCGGCTATCCACTCATTCTTCGGGATACGACGATGACCATCCGAAACACCACATTCGTGACACCCGACGGCGAGCGCCATATCGACGAGATGGAGGCCGAACCCGGCGACTTCAGGCCAGAAGCGTGGGTTTGA
- the tnpA gene encoding IS200/IS605 family transposase, with protein sequence MALQYYPALAPNKISQQVKGYSSRHLRDEFDLGLPSLWTRSYFVSSVGDVSSEIIEKYIDAQAGE encoded by the coding sequence ATCGCGCTCCAGTATTACCCAGCGCTCGCCCCGAACAAGATAAGCCAACAAGTCAAGGGCTACTCCTCTCGCCACCTCCGTGACGAGTTCGACCTCGGCCTGCCGTCACTGTGGACGCGCTCGTACTTCGTCTCAAGTGTGGGCGACGTATCCAGTGAGATCATCGAGAAGTATATCGACGCGCAAGCAGGTGAGTAG
- a CDS encoding type II toxin-antitoxin system HicB family antitoxin, with protein sequence MASSTRDNQDHPGEIRLWREEDWWIATDVETGVTTQGESRTSALENLDDAVALHEGEAGREPTVEELQELGIDPAKNTTGDEEPSDVLD encoded by the coding sequence ATGGCCAGTTCGACGAGAGACAACCAAGACCACCCGGGCGAAATACGGCTGTGGCGCGAAGAGGACTGGTGGATCGCCACGGACGTCGAAACTGGTGTGACGACACAGGGCGAGTCACGAACGAGCGCGCTAGAGAATCTGGACGATGCGGTCGCGCTCCACGAAGGGGAAGCTGGTCGGGAGCCGACCGTCGAGGAGCTTCAGGAACTGGGTATCGACCCGGCCAAGAACACGACTGGTGACGAGGAACCGTCGGACGTACTTGATTGA
- a CDS encoding ribbon-helix-helix domain-containing protein, translating into MAETESPPDKTTVNIRMTETFLEDVDTTWEEQGFNSRSEFIRFVLRDALKHPKFTRADLKAMLTSEAEIREGRTHSSDDVKAAYGLEETARDSDE; encoded by the coding sequence ATGGCAGAAACGGAGTCTCCCCCTGACAAAACGACGGTGAACATCCGGATGACAGAGACGTTCCTCGAGGACGTCGATACGACGTGGGAGGAACAGGGGTTCAACAGCCGGAGCGAATTCATCCGGTTCGTGCTTCGGGACGCGCTCAAGCATCCCAAATTCACCCGTGCGGACCTGAAGGCGATGCTCACCAGCGAAGCAGAGATCCGTGAAGGGCGAACCCACAGTAGCGACGACGTGAAGGCCGCCTACGGTCTCGAGGAGACAGCACGCGACAGTGATGAGTGA
- a CDS encoding type II toxin-antitoxin system HicA family toxin, whose amino-acid sequence MSRRTFSGMEVVKVLVKAGGFEWRRTTGDHAQLYYEHPTNQDDRRHVTVPLHDELRTGTLRSIAKSAGADEFDAFCEWIDRNA is encoded by the coding sequence ATGTCGAGGCGGACGTTTTCGGGAATGGAGGTCGTGAAGGTTTTAGTCAAGGCGGGTGGGTTCGAGTGGCGACGGACAACTGGTGATCACGCACAGCTGTACTACGAGCATCCAACCAACCAGGATGACCGCCGACACGTGACCGTTCCGCTACACGACGAACTACGAACAGGGACACTCCGGAGTATCGCTAAGAGTGCTGGTGCGGACGAGTTCGACGCGTTCTGTGAGTGGATCGACCGGAACGCATAG
- a CDS encoding type IV pilin, with protein MKAKIKAMLEEKRGVSPVIGVILMVAITVILAAVIGTFVLGLGDSLNQAPQSSVGVSDSSTDFSAGTGATDAFVFSHQQGDALVMGDLRFVVRNADGSNAKSITGTSGDLSLNGDGSAPAADDEFGVGDTITMQDDKSVSGSLSSGTTYTVQVIHVPSETTIVSQDVTLQ; from the coding sequence ATGAAAGCGAAAATCAAAGCGATGTTAGAAGAGAAGCGTGGTGTCTCACCTGTCATAGGTGTTATCCTCATGGTTGCCATCACAGTGATTCTGGCAGCTGTGATCGGGACGTTCGTCCTGGGGCTGGGCGACAGTCTGAATCAGGCGCCGCAGAGCAGTGTGGGCGTCAGTGATTCGAGTACAGACTTCAGTGCTGGAACTGGCGCCACCGACGCGTTCGTCTTTTCTCACCAGCAAGGCGACGCGCTCGTTATGGGTGATCTGAGATTCGTTGTACGAAACGCTGACGGATCCAACGCAAAAAGTATCACAGGGACTAGTGGCGATCTGAGCCTGAATGGTGACGGCTCCGCACCTGCTGCGGATGATGAGTTCGGTGTGGGTGACACAATCACAATGCAGGATGACAAGAGTGTATCTGGCAGCCTGTCGTCTGGAACCACCTACACAGTTCAGGTGATCCACGTGCCGTCCGAAACGACGATTGTGTCGCAGGACGTCACGCTGCAGTAA
- a CDS encoding DUF2238 domain-containing protein, whose protein sequence is MKLRDRLGLSKRHQRVAAQAMQYGLFGMIAVGFYEGSAGVMVNAGVGFVVTYIPALLKRDYDIELDPALVLWITLAVFLHGFGTVGLPGAEAHPYSSVPWWDHMTHMFSASLVAGAGYVTVRALDEHTEAVSFPSRFVFVFVLLFTMAFGVFWEVIEFVIALTAEATGAPSVLTQYGLEDTMKDLLFDTLGGIVVGLWGTAYLTGLTESVSERLGGRGEAE, encoded by the coding sequence GTGAAGCTCCGCGACCGGCTCGGGCTGAGCAAGCGCCACCAGCGGGTCGCCGCGCAGGCGATGCAGTACGGCCTGTTCGGCATGATCGCCGTCGGCTTCTACGAGGGCAGCGCGGGCGTGATGGTCAACGCCGGCGTCGGCTTCGTCGTCACGTACATCCCGGCGCTGCTGAAGCGGGATTACGACATCGAGCTCGACCCGGCGTTGGTGCTCTGGATCACGCTCGCGGTGTTCCTCCACGGGTTCGGAACCGTCGGTCTCCCCGGCGCCGAGGCCCACCCGTACAGCTCGGTGCCGTGGTGGGACCACATGACCCACATGTTCTCGGCCAGCCTCGTCGCCGGCGCGGGCTACGTAACCGTCCGCGCGCTCGACGAACACACCGAGGCGGTGTCGTTCCCCTCGCGGTTCGTGTTCGTGTTCGTGCTACTGTTCACGATGGCGTTCGGGGTGTTCTGGGAGGTGATCGAGTTCGTGATCGCGCTGACCGCCGAGGCGACGGGCGCGCCGTCGGTGCTGACCCAGTACGGGCTGGAGGACACGATGAAGGATCTGCTGTTCGACACGCTGGGTGGCATCGTCGTCGGCCTCTGGGGGACGGCGTACCTCACCGGGCTCACGGAGTCGGTGAGCGAACGCCTCGGCGGGCGCGGGGAGGCGGAGTAG